In a single window of the Dinghuibacter silviterrae genome:
- a CDS encoding riboflavin synthase: MFTGIIESLGKIHSVSISGTNKTFWVSSPLSSGFKVDQSVSHSGACLTVEEVKGDLHRVTAIQETLDKTNLGSWKEGTLVNLERCMQQGGRLDGHIVQGHVDTTGTCTGVKDLHGSWEYRISFPPSFAPLVIEKGSISLNGISLTIFDVALDAFSVAIIPYTYTHTTMQTLRPGDTVNIEFDMIGKYVQRQAEVHLLAARA, from the coding sequence ATGTTCACCGGCATCATCGAATCCCTTGGTAAAATCCACTCCGTCAGCATATCAGGCACCAATAAAACCTTTTGGGTCTCCTCTCCCCTGTCCTCCGGCTTCAAAGTCGACCAGAGCGTTTCTCACAGCGGCGCCTGTCTGACCGTCGAGGAAGTGAAAGGAGACCTCCACCGAGTCACCGCCATCCAGGAAACCCTGGACAAAACAAACCTCGGCTCCTGGAAAGAAGGGACTCTGGTCAACCTGGAGCGGTGTATGCAACAGGGCGGCCGCCTGGATGGGCATATTGTGCAAGGTCATGTGGACACGACCGGTACCTGTACCGGTGTGAAAGACCTGCACGGCAGCTGGGAATACCGCATTTCTTTTCCCCCCTCCTTTGCGCCCCTGGTGATCGAGAAGGGCTCCATCAGCCTCAACGGGATCAGCCTCACCATTTTCGACGTCGCCCTGGACGCCTTTAGCGTGGCGATCATCCCCTACACCTATACCCACACGACGATGCAAACGCTCCGCCCCGGCGACACGGTTAACATCGAGTTCGATATGATCGGAAAATACGTCCAGCGCCAGGCCGAAGTACACCTACTTGCCGCGAGGGCCTAG
- the rpsU gene encoding 30S ribosomal protein S21 translates to MLIIDSKDCENIDKALKKYKKKFEKAKILLQLRERQSFTKPSVRRRTEVLKAVYRQQLANGEIEK, encoded by the coding sequence ATGCTTATTATTGATTCCAAAGATTGCGAAAACATCGACAAAGCCCTCAAGAAGTACAAAAAGAAATTCGAGAAGGCCAAAATCCTGTTGCAATTGCGTGAACGCCAGTCGTTTACCAAGCCGTCCGTACGGCGCAGGACCGAGGTGTTGAAGGCAGTCTACCGCCAGCAGCTGGCCAACGGCGAGATCGAAAAATAG
- a CDS encoding tyrosine-type recombinase/integrase, giving the protein MPANADLPPHIAEFLAYLQWEKRYSPHTILSYQNDLSACFTYLQTEYSVGGPGDVESGFVRSWLASMKEEGLTSRTLHRKISALKSYFKFYLRKGVIQRNPMAVIVSPKMNRRLPGFVGEKDIQALRAVEFPPGLEGETHRLILALFYLTGMRLSELVQLKESQVDVSKSLVKVLGKGNKERVIPLDRVWMDRLQAYKEWKVRELETPDRTHLLVSPKGKPLYPKYVYRVVKHYLALVTTTDKKSPHVLRHTFATHLLEHGADLNAVKELLGHSSLAATQVYTHNSIEKLKETFSRAHPKA; this is encoded by the coding sequence ATGCCCGCAAACGCCGATCTTCCCCCCCATATAGCCGAATTCCTGGCCTACCTCCAGTGGGAGAAGCGGTATTCCCCTCATACGATCCTTTCTTATCAAAACGACCTGTCGGCTTGTTTTACCTACCTCCAAACGGAGTATTCGGTAGGTGGCCCCGGGGACGTAGAATCGGGTTTTGTCCGGAGCTGGCTGGCATCCATGAAGGAAGAGGGGCTGACCTCCAGGACCTTGCATCGGAAGATATCGGCCCTGAAGTCTTATTTCAAGTTTTACCTGCGCAAGGGGGTTATCCAACGTAACCCCATGGCAGTCATCGTTTCCCCAAAAATGAACCGGCGACTGCCCGGATTTGTGGGGGAAAAAGACATACAGGCCCTTCGCGCAGTCGAGTTTCCGCCCGGCCTGGAAGGGGAAACCCACCGGCTGATCCTGGCGCTTTTTTACCTGACCGGCATGCGGTTGTCGGAGCTGGTGCAATTGAAAGAAAGCCAGGTCGATGTTTCAAAATCCCTGGTGAAGGTTCTGGGGAAGGGGAACAAGGAACGCGTCATCCCGCTGGACCGGGTCTGGATGGACCGTCTTCAGGCCTATAAGGAATGGAAAGTGCGGGAGCTGGAAACGCCCGACCGTACCCATCTGTTGGTAAGCCCTAAGGGCAAGCCGCTGTATCCCAAATACGTATATAGAGTAGTAAAACATTATCTGGCCTTGGTGACCACGACGGATAAAAAGAGTCCGCACGTATTGAGGCATACTTTTGCCACCCATCTTTTGGAACACGGCGCCGACCTGAATGCGGTCAAAGAATTGTTGGGACATTCGAGCCTTGCAGCTACCCAGGTCTACACCCACAACTCCATTGAGAAACTGAAGGAGACCTTTTCCAGGGCACACCCAAAAGCCTAG
- a CDS encoding HPF/RaiA family ribosome-associated protein yields MNVNIQTVRFDADSKLLDHVSKKVRKLDNFHDRITAVEVFLKLDNVVHQIKDKIAEIRVLVPRHEFFVKQSSKSFEASFDSALESLITQIKRQKEKTKMMVPLVVPTNE; encoded by the coding sequence ATGAACGTAAACATTCAAACGGTTCGGTTTGATGCAGACAGCAAATTGTTGGATCATGTGAGCAAAAAAGTGAGGAAACTGGACAATTTCCACGACCGGATTACCGCGGTTGAAGTGTTCCTGAAGCTGGACAACGTAGTGCACCAGATTAAGGACAAAATAGCGGAGATCAGAGTTCTCGTTCCACGACACGAATTTTTTGTAAAGCAATCCTCCAAGTCCTTCGAAGCTTCTTTCGATAGCGCCCTGGAGTCACTCATAACCCAAATAAAGCGACAAAAAGAAAAGACAAAAATGATGGTGCCCCTGGTGGTCCCGACCAACGAGTAG
- the tuf gene encoding elongation factor Tu encodes MSKETFKREKPHVNVGTIGHVDHGKTTLTAAITSILAKKGWAEAKKYDEIDAAPEEKERGITINTAHVEYQTNNRHYAHVDCPGHADYVKNMITGAAQMDGAILVVAATDGPMPQTKEHILLARQVGVPRIVVFMNKVDLVDDPELLELVEMEIRELLSSYGFDGDNTPIIQGSATGALAGDAKWVKAVEELMDAVDTYIPLPPRPIDQPFLMSVEDVFSITGRGTVATGRIERGIIKVGEPVEIVGLIPEPLTSTVTGVEMFKKLLDEGQAGDNAGLLLRGIEKKDIRRGMVIVKPKSITPHTEFKAEVYVLSKEEGGRHTPFFNKYRPQFYFRTTDVTGEVELNAGTEMIMPGDNTSLTVRLIAPIAMEKGLKFAIREGGRTVGAGQVTEILK; translated from the coding sequence ATGTCTAAAGAGACCTTTAAGAGGGAGAAACCCCACGTCAACGTAGGTACCATCGGTCACGTTGACCACGGTAAAACTACATTGACGGCCGCCATCACGTCGATCCTGGCGAAGAAAGGCTGGGCAGAAGCAAAAAAGTATGATGAAATCGATGCGGCGCCCGAGGAAAAAGAGCGTGGTATCACCATCAATACTGCACACGTCGAGTATCAGACGAACAATCGTCACTATGCGCACGTTGACTGCCCCGGTCACGCTGACTATGTGAAGAACATGATCACCGGTGCCGCCCAGATGGATGGCGCCATCCTAGTTGTGGCTGCAACCGATGGTCCCATGCCCCAGACGAAGGAGCACATCCTCCTGGCCCGCCAGGTAGGTGTACCCCGTATCGTGGTCTTCATGAACAAAGTTGACCTGGTTGACGACCCCGAGCTGCTCGAACTCGTTGAAATGGAAATCCGCGAACTGTTGAGCTCTTACGGCTTCGACGGTGACAATACGCCCATCATCCAGGGTTCCGCAACCGGCGCACTGGCTGGTGATGCAAAATGGGTAAAAGCTGTCGAAGAGCTGATGGATGCTGTTGACACCTACATTCCCCTGCCTCCCCGCCCGATCGATCAACCCTTCCTCATGTCCGTGGAAGACGTGTTCTCGATCACTGGCCGTGGTACCGTTGCTACCGGTCGTATCGAACGCGGTATCATCAAGGTAGGTGAGCCTGTTGAAATCGTTGGTCTGATCCCCGAGCCCCTGACGTCCACCGTAACCGGTGTTGAAATGTTCAAGAAGCTCCTCGACGAAGGCCAGGCCGGTGACAACGCAGGTCTGCTCCTCCGCGGTATTGAAAAGAAAGACATCCGTCGCGGGATGGTTATCGTTAAACCGAAGTCCATCACTCCCCACACCGAGTTCAAGGCGGAAGTTTACGTACTGAGCAAAGAAGAAGGTGGCCGTCACACGCCCTTCTTCAACAAGTATCGTCCTCAGTTCTATTTCCGTACCACGGACGTTACCGGTGAAGTGGAACTGAACGCCGGCACCGAAATGATCATGCCTGGTGACAATACCTCGCTGACCGTTCGGCTGATCGCCCCCATCGCCATGGAAAAAGGTCTGAAATTCGCTATCCGCGAAGGTGGCCGTACCGTAGGCGCTGGTCAGGTAACCGAGATCCTGAAATAG
- the secE gene encoding preprotein translocase subunit SecE, with amino-acid sequence MNKIATYFKDSYRELVEKVTWPTWSQLQQSTTIVLGATALITFLVWVMDAAISRILQAFYSII; translated from the coding sequence ATGAATAAGATAGCAACATATTTTAAAGACTCGTACCGGGAATTGGTCGAGAAGGTCACCTGGCCAACCTGGTCTCAGCTCCAGCAGTCCACGACGATCGTCCTGGGCGCCACGGCTTTGATCACCTTCCTGGTGTGGGTCATGGATGCCGCCATATCCCGGATATTACAAGCCTTTTACTCAATCATTTAG
- the nusG gene encoding transcription termination/antitermination protein NusG: protein MEEAVNQEVKEKETKWYVLRVVSGKERKVKEYLDKEISRSGWSDLIKQVFLPMEKVYKVQNGKKVMRERNFYPGYVMIEVVEGKMNDDIRDAIKNTTNVIHFLGKEDPIALRKAEVNKMLGKVDEMSDLGVTMSEPFIVGETIKIIDGPFNDFNGVIEEVNDEKKKLKVAVKVFGRATPVELNYMQVEKLA, encoded by the coding sequence ATGGAAGAAGCTGTAAACCAGGAAGTAAAAGAAAAAGAAACCAAGTGGTACGTCCTCCGTGTCGTGAGTGGAAAGGAGCGTAAGGTAAAGGAGTACCTGGATAAGGAAATTTCCCGGAGCGGTTGGAGTGACCTGATCAAACAGGTGTTCCTGCCTATGGAGAAGGTATATAAGGTACAGAATGGAAAGAAGGTGATGCGCGAACGGAACTTCTACCCCGGTTATGTGATGATCGAGGTGGTGGAAGGGAAGATGAACGACGACATTCGCGACGCCATCAAAAATACCACGAACGTTATCCATTTCCTCGGCAAGGAGGATCCTATCGCCCTTCGCAAAGCCGAGGTGAACAAGATGCTGGGTAAGGTCGATGAAATGTCCGACCTCGGCGTCACCATGAGCGAACCCTTTATCGTGGGCGAGACCATCAAGATCATCGACGGTCCGTTCAACGACTTCAACGGGGTGATCGAAGAAGTCAACGACGAAAAGAAGAAACTGAAAGTCGCGGTGAAAGTCTTTGGACGCGCTACGCCTGTCGAACTGAATTACATGCAAGTAGAAAAGCTCGCGTAA
- a CDS encoding fumarylacetoacetate hydrolase family protein: MQLIRFGAPGAEQPGIHKDGKRFSTAAFGEDYTETFFATDGINRLRAWLDTNPTLPEVPAAERWGAPITRPSKIVCIGLNYVDHARETNAEIPKEPILFFKSTTALVGPNDPVHIPRGSEKLDWEVELAVVIGKRATYVSEDDALSYVAGFALHNDYSERAFQIERGGQWVKGKSCDTFAPLGPWLSTPDSMPDIKSLRLWLTVNGKTFQDGNTSNMIFPVPFLVSYVSQFMTLLPGDIISTGTPAGVGLGFKPAIYLREGDVVELGIDGLGTSKQIVTKLPS, from the coding sequence ATGCAACTGATACGATTTGGCGCCCCCGGGGCAGAACAACCCGGTATCCATAAAGACGGCAAACGCTTTTCCACCGCAGCTTTCGGTGAAGACTATACGGAGACCTTTTTTGCCACCGACGGCATCAACCGCCTCCGCGCCTGGCTGGACACAAACCCCACCCTGCCGGAAGTCCCCGCCGCCGAACGCTGGGGCGCGCCCATCACCCGTCCCTCCAAAATCGTATGCATCGGTCTCAATTATGTCGACCACGCCCGCGAGACAAACGCCGAGATCCCCAAAGAACCCATCCTGTTCTTTAAATCCACCACCGCCCTCGTCGGCCCCAACGACCCCGTCCACATCCCCCGCGGCAGCGAAAAACTAGACTGGGAAGTCGAACTCGCCGTCGTCATCGGCAAGCGCGCCACCTACGTATCCGAGGACGACGCCCTCTCCTACGTCGCCGGCTTCGCGCTCCACAACGACTACAGCGAACGCGCCTTCCAGATCGAACGCGGTGGTCAATGGGTCAAAGGCAAAAGCTGCGACACCTTCGCCCCCCTCGGACCCTGGCTCTCCACCCCCGACAGCATGCCCGACATCAAAAGCCTGCGCCTCTGGCTCACCGTCAACGGCAAGACCTTCCAGGACGGCAACACCTCGAACATGATCTTCCCCGTCCCCTTCCTGGTCTCCTACGTCAGCCAGTTCATGACCCTGCTCCCCGGTGACATCATCTCCACCGGCACCCCCGCCGGCGTAGGCCTCGGCTTCAAACCCGCGATCTACCTCCGCGAGGGTGACGTCGTCGAACTCGGCATCGATGGGCTCGGCACCTCGAAACAGATCGTCACGAAGCTCCCGTCCTAA
- a CDS encoding SDR family NAD(P)-dependent oxidoreductase produces the protein MFSLQQKSAVITGAGSGIGKAIAQTFSQARATVHLVDLNPDALQQTLSDLPAERSFAYPCNVVSQEAVAGITSKILERSGAIDILVNAAGIAHVGKLDTTTEEDFDKVFAVNVKGVYNMMRAVIGPMTARKNGVILNIASIASTVGIPDRFAYSMSKGAVLTMTLSVAKDYIGQGIRCNCVSPARVHTPFVDGFIAKNYPGREAEMFDKLSKTQPIGRMAKPAEIGALALYLCSDEAGFITGCDYPIDGGFIKLNN, from the coding sequence ATGTTTTCTCTTCAGCAAAAATCCGCCGTCATTACCGGGGCGGGCAGCGGCATAGGCAAAGCCATTGCCCAGACCTTTTCGCAAGCCAGGGCCACCGTCCATCTCGTCGACCTGAATCCCGATGCCCTCCAGCAAACGCTCAGCGACCTTCCAGCCGAACGCTCATTTGCCTATCCCTGCAATGTCGTCAGCCAGGAAGCCGTAGCCGGCATCACGTCCAAGATCCTGGAACGGTCCGGTGCGATCGACATCCTCGTCAACGCCGCCGGCATCGCCCACGTCGGCAAGCTCGACACCACCACCGAAGAAGACTTCGACAAGGTTTTCGCCGTCAATGTCAAAGGCGTGTACAACATGATGCGGGCCGTGATCGGCCCCATGACCGCCCGTAAGAACGGCGTCATCCTCAATATCGCCTCCATCGCGTCGACGGTAGGCATCCCCGATCGTTTTGCCTATTCCATGAGCAAGGGCGCGGTCCTCACCATGACCTTGTCCGTTGCCAAGGACTATATCGGCCAGGGCATCCGCTGCAACTGCGTTTCCCCCGCCCGCGTCCATACCCCCTTCGTGGATGGCTTTATCGCCAAAAATTATCCCGGCAGGGAAGCCGAGATGTTCGACAAGCTGTCCAAAACACAACCCATCGGCCGCATGGCCAAACCCGCCGAAATCGGCGCCCTCGCACTTTACCTATGCTCCGACGAAGCCGGCTTCATCACCGGCTGCGACTACCCCATCGACGGAGGTTTTATCAAACTCAACAACTAG
- a CDS encoding LacI family DNA-binding transcriptional regulator: MDQKLPTIKEIAKRLNISVSTVSRALHNHPRIGLRTKMQVQKLAEELHYEPNTLAISFKQKKWFTIGVILPELNEQFFSQAISGIEDVATAQNYTVLIGQSHDSMERERMLVEAFRKHRVDGIVLSMAKNTDDYQHLEVLDKYNIPLVYFDRIPKGGQALSVSSNIRSGAEQAVRYLLEKGHKRIALLKGPDSLIASAQRQEGYTSALKQHGLQLDPDLIKEIDLSPEGTRAALTQLLALPQRPTAILCFNDYVCFDAIQAARQAKIRINKDISFVSFANLPICNFLDVPPLASVEQHPYRQGQLAAEMLLDIVEKRKTITDIKPVILDTELRIF; encoded by the coding sequence ATGGATCAGAAGTTGCCCACCATTAAAGAGATTGCGAAACGTTTAAACATTTCTGTATCAACCGTCTCACGCGCATTGCACAACCACCCGCGGATCGGCCTCCGGACGAAGATGCAGGTACAAAAGCTCGCCGAGGAGCTCCACTATGAACCCAACACACTCGCCATTTCGTTCAAGCAGAAGAAATGGTTTACCATAGGCGTGATCCTTCCCGAACTCAACGAGCAGTTCTTTTCCCAGGCCATCAGCGGCATCGAAGACGTCGCCACCGCCCAGAACTATACCGTCCTCATCGGCCAGTCCCACGACTCGATGGAGCGCGAACGCATGCTGGTGGAAGCGTTCCGGAAACACCGGGTGGACGGCATCGTGCTCTCCATGGCCAAAAATACAGACGACTACCAGCACCTCGAAGTCCTCGACAAATACAACATTCCCTTAGTCTATTTCGACCGCATCCCCAAGGGAGGACAAGCCCTTTCCGTGAGCAGCAACATCCGCTCCGGGGCCGAACAAGCCGTCCGTTACCTCCTCGAAAAAGGACACAAGCGGATCGCCCTGCTCAAGGGCCCCGATAGTCTCATCGCCAGCGCCCAGCGCCAGGAAGGGTATACGTCGGCACTGAAACAACACGGGCTCCAACTCGACCCCGACCTCATCAAGGAGATCGACCTTTCCCCCGAGGGCACCCGCGCCGCCCTCACACAGCTCCTGGCGCTCCCACAACGCCCCACCGCCATCCTTTGCTTCAACGACTACGTTTGTTTCGACGCCATCCAGGCCGCGAGACAAGCCAAAATCCGCATCAATAAAGACATCAGCTTCGTCAGCTTCGCCAACCTGCCCATCTGCAATTTCCTCGACGTACCGCCCCTCGCCTCCGTCGAGCAACATCCCTACCGCCAGGGCCAGCTCGCCGCCGAGATGCTCCTGGATATAGTCGAGAAGCGAAAGACAATAACAGATATAAAACCGGTCATCCTGGACACCGAATTAAGGATTTTCTGA
- a CDS encoding SusC/RagA family TonB-linked outer membrane protein, translating into MTFRLRLLLLYCFCIPAFALAQASFTVKGSVKGEDGQVLAGVSVREVGTKNGTTTDASGNFSLRVASGDVSLEFSYVGFVHQRVKLNGRQELAIGLRNDLSNGALKDVVVVGVQTQSRKTTTAAISSVSGKAIENLPSPSFDNLLQGRVPGMDVQVTSGEPGVSPSITVRGNTRVSQSVGNLDQAHALSGPLYVIDGVPVNPEDISYNQDAAGTSTGTDFLAGINVNDIESIDVQKDAAATAAWGSRGANGVVYIKTKRGRSSKPEFYVNLYGGVVEEPKLLPTVTGTAERAQKLGLLQTYGSYNNFSNLPQLLTDSVNPYFNNATDWQGLFYRNAAVKNADLSISAANELVSYRVSMNYYDEQGTIKDFDFKRYSVRGNFDFRLSPKLNSQFVVSMSHSDRQRGAKLSNSDNNTPFNVNNGNLPSSFFGLNGFDSANYLGLSSDLRNQNTNDWYSGSMTLNYDVLKGLRLTTQGSVSASLSNKDYFRPSNQNALEAQQGTSQPSYAESDANSYVEYFVSNALNYAHTFNAGKHAHHLVVTGTQQFNEDISKITSASGYNVPSNGIQVVSGIPQQYLTASSDYQSSAILSFAGQVQYDYDTRYIVYVADRADASSRFGSDSKWGKFPSAGVGWILSDEPYLQGIKPYVNYLKLRASYGLSGQQSLDYYAPYNSYTVNGTYGGSTGISPSFNNGLTKNDLTWSRTYQKDLGLEFQLLNGRVYAMADIYDKTTEGDYFTFNLPFFTGYNQITFNGNDLWVDNRGLDLSLTGHILPEHSKFHWTSTLNLSFNKNVIAKLPNNNRTFEIDDYYGVGRIYAVGQPIYEMFQMKYAGVYNTASQIPVNPITGQRLTYFKGYYPVQPGYPIWIDQNHDYDVWSGENNGDNYGDRIPSGNPNPKYTGGFINDFSYKNFTLSVISVFCGKRDIVNIYKQSQIADVFSFPSGSYSSTANAMAANWLPNLSSLNYWVPSQASKNGGSYNASFPALNPYGPNFYQFLPFSTMFNENGAYFKVKSIILAYTLPNSWTDKLKITRARIYGTVDNVYTFTHATVPDPEAVNELGIYTGGNYPVPHKFTFGVDVTF; encoded by the coding sequence ATGACCTTTCGATTGCGGCTGCTGCTGCTGTATTGCTTTTGTATACCGGCCTTTGCGCTTGCCCAGGCAAGTTTTACGGTCAAGGGTTCCGTAAAAGGAGAAGACGGCCAGGTACTCGCCGGCGTCTCCGTCCGGGAGGTAGGAACCAAGAATGGAACGACCACCGATGCCTCCGGAAATTTTAGTCTTCGCGTCGCCTCCGGTGACGTCTCTCTCGAATTTAGTTATGTGGGTTTTGTTCACCAGCGGGTCAAACTGAACGGCCGCCAGGAACTGGCTATCGGTCTGAGGAACGACCTGTCAAACGGCGCGCTAAAGGACGTGGTGGTCGTCGGGGTGCAAACCCAGTCCCGGAAGACGACGACCGCGGCGATCTCTTCGGTCAGCGGCAAGGCGATCGAGAACCTGCCGTCTCCTTCCTTCGACAATCTTTTGCAGGGGCGTGTACCAGGGATGGATGTACAGGTCACTTCGGGGGAGCCGGGTGTTTCCCCGAGCATCACGGTACGCGGGAATACACGGGTCAGCCAGAGCGTAGGCAACCTGGACCAGGCGCACGCGTTGAGCGGACCGTTGTATGTCATCGATGGGGTGCCGGTCAACCCGGAAGACATCTCCTATAACCAGGACGCCGCGGGGACGTCCACGGGTACGGACTTCCTGGCGGGGATCAACGTCAACGACATCGAAAGCATAGATGTGCAAAAGGACGCGGCGGCCACCGCGGCCTGGGGCTCCCGGGGCGCCAACGGCGTGGTGTATATTAAGACCAAAAGGGGCCGGAGCAGCAAACCCGAATTTTATGTCAACCTCTATGGAGGCGTGGTAGAGGAACCCAAGCTGTTGCCGACGGTTACCGGTACCGCCGAACGCGCGCAAAAGCTGGGGCTCCTGCAGACATACGGATCGTATAACAACTTTTCCAACCTGCCACAACTGCTGACCGACAGCGTAAACCCGTATTTCAACAATGCCACGGACTGGCAGGGGCTTTTTTACCGGAATGCGGCGGTCAAGAACGCAGACCTTTCGATCTCCGCGGCGAACGAGTTGGTCAGCTACCGGGTCAGCATGAACTACTATGACGAACAGGGCACCATCAAGGACTTTGACTTCAAACGGTATTCGGTCCGGGGTAATTTCGATTTCCGGTTGAGTCCCAAGTTGAATTCGCAGTTCGTGGTGTCGATGTCGCACAGCGACCGGCAGCGGGGGGCGAAGCTGAGCAATAGCGACAACAATACGCCGTTCAATGTCAACAACGGGAACCTGCCTTCTTCCTTTTTTGGCTTGAATGGTTTTGACTCGGCCAATTACTTAGGTTTATCCAGCGACCTGCGGAACCAGAACACCAACGACTGGTACTCCGGTTCCATGACCCTGAACTACGATGTGCTCAAAGGGCTCCGGTTGACGACCCAGGGATCGGTGTCGGCCTCGCTTTCGAACAAGGACTACTTCCGGCCTTCCAACCAGAATGCATTGGAAGCACAACAGGGGACGAGCCAGCCTTCTTACGCGGAATCGGACGCCAACAGCTATGTGGAATATTTTGTGTCCAACGCGCTGAACTATGCGCACACCTTTAACGCGGGTAAACACGCACACCACCTGGTGGTGACGGGGACCCAGCAGTTTAACGAAGACATTTCCAAAATCACCTCTGCCTCGGGGTACAACGTCCCTTCCAACGGCATCCAGGTGGTCAGCGGTATTCCGCAGCAATACCTGACGGCTTCGTCGGACTACCAGTCTTCGGCGATCCTGTCTTTTGCCGGACAGGTACAGTATGACTATGATACCCGCTATATCGTCTATGTGGCGGATCGCGCCGATGCTTCTTCCCGGTTTGGATCGGACAGCAAATGGGGCAAGTTCCCCTCCGCCGGTGTGGGCTGGATCTTATCGGACGAGCCCTATCTGCAGGGTATAAAGCCGTATGTGAATTACCTGAAGCTCCGGGCGAGCTATGGGTTGTCGGGTCAGCAGTCGCTGGACTATTATGCACCCTACAATTCCTATACGGTCAACGGGACGTATGGCGGGAGTACCGGGATCTCCCCCAGCTTTAACAATGGTCTGACCAAAAACGACCTGACCTGGTCCCGGACGTATCAGAAGGACCTCGGCCTGGAATTCCAACTGTTGAACGGGCGTGTATACGCCATGGCGGATATCTATGACAAGACGACTGAGGGGGATTATTTCACCTTCAACCTTCCTTTTTTCACCGGGTATAACCAGATCACCTTTAACGGCAACGACCTTTGGGTGGACAACCGCGGCCTGGACCTGAGCCTGACGGGACACATCCTGCCGGAGCACAGCAAGTTCCATTGGACGTCCACCCTGAATCTTTCCTTTAACAAAAACGTCATCGCCAAGCTGCCGAACAACAACCGCACGTTTGAGATCGACGACTATTACGGGGTGGGCCGTATTTACGCGGTGGGACAGCCGATCTACGAGATGTTCCAGATGAAGTATGCCGGGGTATACAACACGGCCAGCCAGATCCCGGTCAATCCCATCACCGGTCAACGCCTCACCTATTTCAAAGGCTACTACCCGGTCCAGCCCGGATACCCGATCTGGATCGACCAGAACCACGACTATGACGTATGGAGCGGGGAAAACAACGGGGACAACTATGGAGACCGGATCCCAAGCGGAAATCCAAATCCGAAGTACACGGGTGGGTTTATTAATGATTTTTCCTACAAAAATTTCACGCTAAGCGTCATCAGTGTCTTTTGCGGGAAAAGGGACATCGTCAATATTTACAAACAAAGCCAGATCGCGGACGTGTTTAGCTTTCCGTCGGGCAGCTATTCATCCACGGCCAATGCCATGGCCGCCAACTGGCTGCCCAACCTGTCGAGCCTGAACTACTGGGTTCCCAGCCAGGCGTCGAAGAACGGCGGCAGCTACAACGCCTCTTTCCCCGCGTTGAATCCTTACGGCCCGAACTTCTACCAGTTCCTGCCCTTTTCGACGATGTTTAACGAAAACGGGGCCTACTTCAAGGTCAAGAGCATCATACTGGCGTATACGCTTCCCAACTCGTGGACCGACAAGCTCAAGATCACCAGGGCGAGGATCTATGGTACGGTGGACAATGTGTACACGTTTACCCATGCGACCGTTCCCGACCCTGAGGCGGTCAACGAACTGGGGATCTACACCGGGGGCAATTACCCGGTGCCACACAAGTTTACGTTTGGCGTAGACGTCACCTTTTAA